The Devosia sp. A16 genome includes a window with the following:
- a CDS encoding M42 family metallopeptidase has protein sequence MSLKQWVIDLMLIPGLAGYEGRVRKYLKAAMAGLGITSSTDRLGNLIATLPGDKGAPSVMLFAHMDQLGLIVRKIEANGMVRVERLGGVPERALPSTEVLFCIGEGKDVPGLIAHKSHHATSQDEKYKVLPYPELYVDAGFKSAAEVLAAGIDVGTPIVYAPKVTELANGRIAGTAVDDRAACAVMIEVAKALVEVKKRPTVHFVFSVQEEFNLRGAVTAAQVLMPDVAIQLDLILATDTPDMAARGDVKLGGGPAISLYSFHGRGTLNGTLPHPAMVRLFEESAAARKLPLQRSAHIGALTDLSYVQLVGQGVASIDVGFPMRYSHSSREVCDLADLEQLTALLVEALPRIDNKFSLDRDDYIG, from the coding sequence ATGAGTTTGAAGCAATGGGTGATCGACCTGATGCTCATCCCCGGGCTCGCCGGCTATGAGGGGCGGGTCCGCAAGTATCTGAAGGCGGCAATGGCGGGGCTGGGGATCACCTCGAGCACCGACCGGCTGGGCAACCTGATCGCGACGCTTCCGGGCGACAAGGGCGCGCCGAGCGTCATGCTGTTCGCGCATATGGATCAGCTCGGGCTGATCGTGCGGAAGATCGAAGCCAACGGCATGGTTCGGGTCGAGCGGCTGGGCGGCGTGCCGGAGCGGGCCTTGCCCTCCACGGAGGTGCTGTTCTGCATCGGCGAGGGCAAGGATGTGCCTGGGCTGATCGCGCACAAGAGCCACCACGCGACATCGCAGGACGAGAAATACAAGGTCCTGCCCTACCCCGAGCTCTATGTCGATGCCGGGTTCAAGTCGGCGGCCGAAGTGCTGGCGGCGGGGATCGATGTGGGAACGCCGATCGTCTACGCGCCCAAGGTGACCGAGCTCGCCAACGGGCGGATTGCCGGCACGGCAGTCGATGATCGCGCCGCCTGCGCGGTGATGATCGAGGTGGCGAAGGCGCTGGTCGAGGTCAAGAAGCGGCCGACGGTGCATTTCGTGTTCTCGGTGCAGGAGGAATTCAACCTCCGTGGCGCCGTGACCGCGGCGCAGGTGCTGATGCCCGATGTGGCGATCCAGCTCGACCTGATCCTTGCGACCGACACGCCCGACATGGCGGCGCGCGGCGACGTGAAGCTCGGCGGCGGGCCGGCGATCTCACTCTACTCGTTCCATGGGCGCGGCACGCTCAACGGCACGCTGCCGCATCCGGCGATGGTACGGCTGTTCGAAGAGAGCGCAGCGGCGAGAAAGCTGCCGCTGCAGCGGAGCGCCCATATCGGGGCGCTGACCGACCTCAGCTATGTGCAACTGGTCGGCCAGGGCGTCGCCTCGATCGATGTGGGCTTTCCGATGCGCTATTCGCACTCGTCGCGGGAGGTCTGCGACCTGGCCGATCTCGAGCAGCTGACGGCGCTCTTGGTGGAGGCGCTGCCGCGGATCGACAACAAGTTCAGCCTCGACCGGGACGATTACATCGGATGA
- a CDS encoding BtpA/SgcQ family protein, with amino-acid sequence MTSKFKTVFGDKKPVIAMVHLGALPGSPLHDYEGGVEAIIEGARKDLMALQAAGFDAVMFGNENDRPYEFQVDTASTATMGYVIGRLRSEITVPFGVNVLWDPQSSIALAAATGARFVREIFTGTYASDMGPWTPDAGKAMRYRDRLGRQDLALLYNVSAEFAYSLDQRPLADRARSAVFSSIPDAILVSGAITGEAAKMVDLEAVKKALPTTPVLANTGVKHATVADVLKVADGCIVGSSLKVDGDTWKAVDADRAAEFMRLVRAARGY; translated from the coding sequence ATGACAAGCAAATTCAAGACGGTGTTCGGCGACAAGAAGCCGGTGATCGCCATGGTGCACCTGGGGGCCCTGCCGGGCTCGCCGCTGCACGACTATGAGGGAGGGGTGGAGGCCATCATCGAGGGGGCCCGCAAGGACCTGATGGCGCTGCAGGCCGCGGGGTTCGATGCCGTGATGTTTGGCAACGAGAACGACCGGCCGTACGAATTCCAGGTCGATACCGCCTCGACGGCGACGATGGGTTACGTGATCGGGCGGCTCCGCTCAGAGATCACCGTGCCGTTCGGGGTGAACGTGCTGTGGGATCCGCAGAGCTCGATCGCGCTCGCCGCCGCGACCGGCGCGCGCTTCGTGCGCGAAATCTTCACCGGCACCTACGCCTCGGATATGGGGCCCTGGACGCCGGATGCCGGCAAGGCGATGCGCTATCGCGATCGGCTCGGTCGGCAGGACCTGGCGCTGCTCTACAACGTCTCGGCCGAATTCGCCTATTCGCTCGACCAGCGACCATTGGCCGACCGGGCGCGCAGCGCGGTGTTCTCGTCGATCCCCGATGCGATCCTCGTTTCGGGCGCCATCACCGGCGAAGCGGCGAAAATGGTCGACCTCGAGGCGGTCAAGAAGGCGCTGCCGACCACCCCGGTGCTGGCCAATACCGGGGTCAAGCACGCGACGGTGGCGGATGTGCTCAAGGTGGCCGACGGTTGCATCGTCGGCTCGTCGCTGAAGGTCGACGGTGACACCTGGAAGGCGGTCGACGCCGATCGGGCTGCCGAATTCATGCGGCTGGTCCGCGCCGCGCGGGGGTACTGA
- the nagA gene encoding N-acetylglucosamine-6-phosphate deacetylase — MSHIIAYSGARIFDGEAWHDDAALVVVDGVVHSIGVAPADATHVALDSGVLAPGLIDLQVNGGAGHLVGPATTADDLALVCATHRAFGVTGLLPTLITDTAEVTDAVLAAGAEAARRRVPGFLGLHLEGPHLSLARKGAHDPALIRPMDEADLQRLERARAALPHLLVTVAAETVAPEQIARLVRAGVVVSIGHSDASFEITSAAIRAGAGMATHLFNAMSQIGNRDPGVVGAALHHGRVWAGLIADGIHVNPATLRLALRAKNGPGRIFLVSDSMSQAGTDMSSFMLNGRTIYRKDGALRLGDGTLAGADLTLDAAVRYMHQVFGMELGDCLKMASLYPAEAIGAAGLGRLRPGDAGDFVWFGEGLRAQPLPSPLRGEGGA, encoded by the coding sequence ATGTCCCATATCATTGCCTATTCCGGCGCCCGCATTTTCGATGGCGAGGCCTGGCACGATGATGCTGCGCTGGTCGTCGTCGACGGCGTCGTGCATTCCATCGGGGTTGCACCGGCTGACGCCACGCACGTCGCCCTCGACAGCGGGGTGCTGGCACCCGGGCTGATCGACCTGCAGGTGAATGGCGGCGCCGGGCACCTGGTCGGGCCGGCGACGACGGCGGACGACCTTGCCCTGGTCTGCGCCACCCACCGCGCGTTCGGGGTCACCGGGCTGCTGCCGACGCTGATCACCGACACGGCCGAAGTTACCGATGCGGTGCTGGCGGCCGGTGCCGAGGCAGCACGACGCCGGGTGCCGGGCTTTCTCGGGCTGCACCTCGAGGGGCCGCATCTGTCGTTGGCGCGCAAGGGCGCGCACGATCCGGCGCTGATCCGGCCGATGGACGAGGCGGACCTGCAGCGCCTGGAGCGCGCGCGTGCCGCCCTGCCCCACCTGCTGGTGACGGTGGCGGCCGAGACGGTGGCGCCCGAGCAGATCGCCCGGCTGGTGCGCGCCGGCGTCGTGGTCAGCATCGGGCATTCGGATGCGTCGTTCGAGATCACCTCGGCGGCGATCAGGGCCGGTGCCGGCATGGCGACGCACCTGTTCAACGCGATGAGCCAGATCGGCAATCGCGACCCGGGCGTGGTCGGCGCGGCACTGCACCATGGCCGCGTGTGGGCAGGGCTGATCGCCGACGGTATCCACGTCAACCCCGCGACCCTGAGGCTGGCGCTCCGAGCCAAGAACGGGCCGGGACGGATCTTCCTCGTCTCGGATTCGATGTCGCAGGCCGGAACCGACATGTCGAGCTTCATGCTCAACGGGCGGACGATCTACCGCAAGGACGGCGCGCTGCGCCTCGGTGACGGCACCCTGGCAGGCGCCGACCTGACGCTCGACGCGGCGGTGCGCTACATGCACCAGGTGTTCGGCATGGAGCTCGGCGACTGCCTGAAGATGGCATCGCTCTATCCGGCAGAGGCGATCGGGGCAGCGGGGTTGGGGCGGTTGCGACCGGGGGACGCAGGGGATTTCGTCTGGTTCGGTGAAGGACTGAGAGCGCAGCCACTCCCTTCTCCCCTCAGGGGAGAAGGTGGCGCGTAG
- a CDS encoding sugar isomerase domain-containing protein, whose amino-acid sequence MSTLYISKLVKIAEAAAAANADAFDKASSAIAETLANKGLVHLYGSGHSVLPVQETYPRYGSYVGFNPLTDPRVMWHNILGAGGVRELLWLERTENYADKFLDHQPLNAGDTIVIFGHSGSNASGIDTALYAKARGLTVIAITAKSNAGKPATHSSGKRLPHAADIVIDTGSPVEDAIVDIKGWSRPVAGSSTVLAMMMMHELLAESAQKLADRGIELPVFASPTIPGVTLHDTDIIYGQYRERMLEAQQKHLPQFKKSMAKEG is encoded by the coding sequence ATGTCCACCCTGTATATCAGCAAGCTCGTGAAGATCGCCGAGGCGGCGGCCGCCGCGAATGCCGACGCCTTCGACAAGGCTTCGTCCGCCATTGCCGAAACCCTCGCCAACAAGGGCCTGGTGCATCTCTACGGTTCGGGCCACTCGGTGCTGCCGGTGCAGGAAACCTACCCGCGCTACGGCTCGTATGTCGGCTTCAACCCGCTGACCGACCCACGCGTCATGTGGCACAACATTCTGGGCGCCGGCGGCGTGCGTGAGCTGCTGTGGCTCGAGCGCACCGAGAACTATGCCGACAAGTTCCTCGACCACCAGCCGCTCAACGCCGGCGACACCATCGTGATCTTCGGCCACTCGGGCTCAAACGCCTCGGGCATCGACACCGCGCTCTATGCCAAGGCCCGTGGGCTGACGGTGATCGCCATCACGGCGAAATCCAACGCCGGCAAGCCGGCGACGCACTCGTCGGGCAAGCGCCTGCCGCACGCCGCCGATATCGTGATCGACACCGGCTCGCCGGTGGAAGACGCGATTGTCGACATCAAGGGCTGGTCGCGTCCGGTGGCCGGTTCGTCGACCGTGCTCGCCATGATGATGATGCATGAGCTGCTCGCCGAGAGCGCCCAGAAGCTCGCCGACCGCGGCATCGAGCTGCCGGTGTTCGCATCGCCGACCATCCCGGGTGTGACGCTGCACGACACCGACATCATCTACGGCCAGTACCGCGAGCGCATGCTGGAAGCGCAGCAGAAGCACCTGCCGCAGTTCAAGAAGTCGATGGCCAAGGAAGGCTGA
- a CDS encoding GntR family transcriptional regulator yields MDEPNGLIKPDRRRPEPLWHQAEMALRELIERGEWSSGMQIPNEDRLGEMLGISRITLRHALRNLEEAGLLRREHGRGTFVRSATVVAGVRGLTSFTDEMKTLSLQAGTRLIEAHRVVADEEMADALEIAIGDPVVQLKRLRLGNGMPIGIQTSHLPEARVPGLLEDAANVQSLYGWLKERCGITPVKAKEVYRVGSVAAADAELIQLTAGTPAFEVERIAYDSRGRSNTPSPPCARTATRSAPHSTCNALF; encoded by the coding sequence ATGGATGAACCAAACGGTCTCATAAAGCCCGATCGGCGGCGGCCGGAGCCGCTGTGGCATCAGGCCGAGATGGCGCTGCGCGAGTTGATCGAGCGCGGCGAATGGAGCTCGGGCATGCAGATCCCCAACGAGGATCGGCTTGGCGAGATGCTCGGCATTTCGCGCATCACGCTGCGCCATGCGCTCCGCAACCTCGAAGAGGCGGGGCTGTTGCGGCGCGAACATGGGCGCGGCACGTTCGTGCGCTCGGCGACTGTGGTCGCCGGTGTGCGCGGCCTCACCAGCTTCACCGACGAAATGAAGACGCTGTCGCTGCAGGCCGGAACCCGGTTGATCGAAGCGCACCGGGTCGTCGCGGACGAAGAGATGGCCGATGCGCTGGAGATCGCCATCGGCGACCCCGTCGTGCAGCTCAAGCGCCTCAGGCTCGGGAACGGCATGCCGATCGGCATCCAGACCAGCCACCTGCCCGAGGCGCGGGTGCCCGGGCTGCTGGAGGACGCGGCGAACGTCCAGTCACTCTATGGCTGGCTGAAGGAGCGCTGCGGCATCACTCCGGTGAAGGCCAAGGAAGTCTACCGCGTCGGCAGCGTCGCGGCCGCCGATGCCGAACTGATCCAGCTTACGGCGGGCACGCCGGCCTTCGAGGTCGAACGCATCGCCTACGACTCGAGGGGCCGTTCGAATACGCCCTCTCCACCATGCGCGCGGACCGCTACGAGATCCGCTCCACACTCTACGTGTAACGCTTTGTTCTGA
- a CDS encoding ROK family protein, protein MSAILAIDLGGTRFRAGLAEADKPEAVAAVGEWAAPQSRDDFLALLRRQLAEHGATRLGLGIPGLAQGTVCRWVPNLPYLDGLDLAAALPEVSIGLGNDAQLALLAEASAGAAVGLEDAILLAIGTGIGSSVLAGGRIVTGAGGAACSFGWAVADVDDPGEDVSGWLERQASGRALDAAAQGIGLPDGASLVRAARAQDAAAIDALAPSMQALGSALAGAVALLAPQAIILAGGVAASLDVLKPLILPALQRQLPPHLRAIDIRPGQFGPKAGLVGAAFAGAYGPNWRNGHG, encoded by the coding sequence ATGAGTGCGATCCTCGCCATCGATCTCGGCGGCACCCGCTTCCGCGCCGGCCTCGCCGAAGCGGACAAACCAGAAGCGGTGGCCGCGGTGGGGGAATGGGCGGCGCCGCAGAGCCGCGATGATTTTCTCGCCCTGCTGCGCCGGCAACTGGCCGAGCATGGCGCAACCCGGCTTGGGCTCGGCATACCCGGGCTGGCGCAAGGCACAGTGTGCCGCTGGGTGCCGAACCTCCCCTACCTCGACGGGCTCGACCTGGCCGCGGCGCTGCCCGAGGTCTCGATCGGGCTCGGCAACGACGCGCAACTGGCGTTGCTGGCCGAAGCGTCGGCCGGCGCGGCGGTGGGCCTCGAGGATGCGATCCTCCTCGCCATCGGCACCGGGATCGGCTCGTCGGTGCTGGCCGGCGGGCGGATCGTGACCGGCGCCGGCGGCGCGGCATGCTCGTTCGGCTGGGCGGTGGCGGATGTCGACGACCCGGGCGAAGATGTCAGCGGCTGGTTGGAGCGGCAGGCATCCGGACGAGCGCTCGATGCCGCCGCGCAAGGCATTGGCCTGCCGGATGGCGCAAGCCTGGTGCGGGCGGCAAGGGCTCAGGATGCCGCCGCGATCGATGCGCTGGCCCCGTCGATGCAGGCCCTCGGCAGCGCCTTGGCGGGAGCGGTGGCGCTGCTGGCGCCGCAGGCGATCATTCTTGCCGGCGGCGTCGCTGCGTCGCTCGATGTGCTGAAGCCGCTCATTTTGCCGGCGCTGCAGCGACAGCTGCCGCCACACTTGCGAGCAATCGATATCCGCCCCGGGCAGTTCGGGCCCAAGGCGGGACTGGTGGGTGCGGCTTTCGCCGGCGCCTATGGGCCGAACTGGAGGAATGGGCATGGATGA
- a CDS encoding carbohydrate ABC transporter permease — MSTAAADRRPLEGPRFKATPASALLALAIIVVAVIAAFPLAWMILTSLKTPQETMQVPPVWLPGAPNLDAYTQVAEVVSLGRSFLNSAVIALVTTIAIIVTSLMAGYAFAKYEFRYKEALFALLIATMFLPPIVTLIPLYRITGYLGLNASLAGVIVPNLANAFGIFLMRQFIKGVPDELIEAARVDGASELRVLFQIVAPAVMPAIAALVLFAFVYHWNSYLWPLTVLQGSADQYPIVISLSRLLSYNRGAMNTGLVMAGATLAVLPPVLLFVILQRFFVDSVVSSGVKG; from the coding sequence ATGAGCACCGCAGCAGCAGACCGCCGCCCGCTCGAGGGTCCGCGCTTCAAGGCCACGCCGGCGAGCGCCTTGCTGGCCCTCGCCATCATCGTGGTGGCAGTCATCGCCGCGTTTCCGCTGGCCTGGATGATCCTCACCAGCCTCAAGACGCCGCAGGAGACCATGCAGGTGCCCCCGGTCTGGCTGCCGGGTGCGCCGAACCTTGACGCCTATACGCAGGTGGCCGAGGTGGTGAGCCTCGGGCGCTCGTTCCTCAACTCGGCGGTGATCGCCCTGGTGACGACCATCGCCATCATCGTCACCAGCCTGATGGCCGGCTACGCCTTCGCCAAGTACGAGTTCCGCTACAAGGAAGCGCTGTTTGCCCTGCTGATCGCAACGATGTTCCTGCCGCCGATCGTCACCCTGATCCCGCTCTACCGGATCACCGGCTATCTGGGGCTGAACGCCAGCCTCGCCGGGGTGATCGTTCCCAACCTCGCCAATGCTTTCGGCATCTTTCTGATGCGCCAGTTCATCAAGGGCGTGCCGGACGAACTGATCGAAGCGGCGCGGGTCGATGGTGCATCGGAGTTGCGCGTGCTGTTCCAGATCGTCGCTCCGGCGGTGATGCCGGCCATCGCGGCGTTGGTGCTGTTCGCCTTCGTCTATCACTGGAACAGCTACCTCTGGCCGCTGACCGTGCTGCAGGGCAGCGCCGACCAGTACCCCATCGTCATCTCGCTCTCACGGCTCCTCAGCTACAACCGCGGCGCCATGAACACCGGCCTGGTGATGGCCGGCGCCACGCTGGCGGTGCTGCCGCCGGTGCTGCTGTTCGTGATCCTGCAGCGCTTCTTCGTTGACTCGGTGGTGAGTTCGGGGGTGAAGGGATGA
- a CDS encoding carbohydrate ABC transporter permease translates to MTSTQHRSAIVMLAPATGLLAVFIIIPMLLTIWLSFQNWSTQTGFETATFVGVQNFIDIFANNSVGRDFKAALVNTALYTVGSVAIILPLSVLLGLLVHQKIAPGGVFLRTVLFSTYMVPMIAVALVFSKLYSPTEGPLNQILGWVGIPPQTWLSAPQTALFSIILLNVWQQVGYFTVLVVAGLTQIPDSLYEAARIDGANPIQRFFSITLPLLGNTLLFSSVIAIINAVQVFEPVALITQGGPVNATNVLTYHIRRVGIERAQGGLGSAMAVTLMLALIVAIALLFAFARSREAKSA, encoded by the coding sequence CATCTGGCTGAGCTTTCAGAACTGGTCGACGCAGACCGGGTTCGAGACCGCGACGTTTGTCGGCGTGCAGAACTTCATCGATATCTTCGCCAACAATTCGGTGGGTCGCGACTTCAAGGCGGCGCTGGTCAACACGGCGCTCTATACCGTGGGCTCAGTGGCGATCATCCTGCCGTTGTCGGTGCTGCTGGGTCTGCTGGTGCACCAGAAGATCGCGCCGGGCGGGGTGTTCCTGCGCACCGTGCTGTTCTCCACCTACATGGTGCCGATGATTGCGGTGGCGCTGGTATTCTCAAAACTCTATTCGCCCACCGAGGGGCCGCTGAACCAGATCCTCGGCTGGGTCGGCATCCCGCCGCAGACCTGGCTGAGCGCGCCGCAGACGGCGCTGTTCTCGATCATCCTGCTCAACGTCTGGCAACAGGTGGGCTATTTCACCGTGCTGGTGGTCGCAGGGCTGACGCAGATTCCGGATTCGCTCTACGAAGCGGCCAGGATCGACGGCGCCAACCCGATCCAGCGCTTCTTCTCGATCACCCTGCCGCTGCTCGGCAACACGCTGCTGTTCTCTTCGGTGATCGCCATCATCAACGCCGTGCAGGTGTTCGAGCCGGTGGCGCTGATCACCCAGGGCGGCCCGGTGAATGCCACCAATGTGCTCACCTATCATATCCGTCGCGTCGGCATCGAACGCGCGCAGGGCGGACTGGGCTCCGCCATGGCGGTGACGCTGATGCTGGCGCTGATCGTGGCGATCGCGCTGCTGTTCGCCTTTGCCCGTTCGCGGGAGGCGAAGTCCGCATGA